CGCGGGGCCAGGCATCAAGCAGCGACGTCAACCTGCTGTCCATGGTGCGAGACAGGCAGGAAACCGTTCAGGAGCTGACAGATCAGCGCAACAGCCTGCGCGAATCCATCCATCGCTACGTGGACACCACCTCATCGAGTGACGATCCTGCAACGAATGAGGGAGCTGCCTCGTCAATCCCGATCGGAACGACTACCGCTGTTCAGGGGCCGGGTGTCACCGTCACGCTCACTGACGCGCCTGCAGATCAGATTTTGCCCGAGGGTGCCCAGCCCGACGATCTGGTGATTCACCAGCAGGACATTGAAGATGTGATGAATGCGTTGTGGCGCGGCGGTGCGGAAGCGATGACGGTGCAGGGCAAGCGCGTCACGTCACGCTCGGTCATTCGCTGTATCGGCAACGTCATCCTGGTGGACGGCACCTCGTATTCACCGCCGTATGCGATTTCCGCCATAGGCGATCCTGATCGCCTCAAGCGAGCAATCAATTCAGATGAGAGAATAATCAACTATAAGAGGTATGTCGTGAAGTACGGCCTGGGCTGGCGTCTGGATGAAGAAAAGGACTTGACATTCACCGCACTGCCCGAAGACACTTCACCTCAGTACGCGCGCATTGTGGAGGATCATGGCTAGTTCAGGCACACCGGCTCACGTCCGGAGGATTGAGAGCGCCCCAGCATCATTGCCGACCCGCATCATCGGAGTGATCGGTGAGTTGCTCATCACCGTTGCCATCATCCTGGGCCTCTTCGCGTTCTGGCAGTTGTTCTGGACGAGCTACCAAGTCAGCGGGCCGGCGCAGGAAACGGTTCTGCAATTCGAACAGGAACACCAGGCCCCGCAAAAATCAGGTGAACGGCGCACGGATGAACCACCGGCGATCGATCAGCCTGCTCCTGGTGAGGTCTACGGCGTTGTTCACGTGCCGAAATGGAACTGGGCAAAGATTCCGCTTGCTGAAGGCACCACTCCCGATGTGCTCGCGAAAGCGTATGCCGGGCACTACGTGGAAACGGCTCAGCCGGGCGCCCTCGGCAATTTCTCTGT
The sequence above is a segment of the Schaalia radingae genome. Coding sequences within it:
- a CDS encoding DUF881 domain-containing protein; amino-acid sequence: MSDSDSPQSPPPSYAPRARMDPPRKRSGERSPKRRTWKKTRSALAILVVMVTCGVVFGVAASNTRGQASSSDVNLLSMVRDRQETVQELTDQRNSLRESIHRYVDTTSSSDDPATNEGAASSIPIGTTTAVQGPGVTVTLTDAPADQILPEGAQPDDLVIHQQDIEDVMNALWRGGAEAMTVQGKRVTSRSVIRCIGNVILVDGTSYSPPYAISAIGDPDRLKRAINSDERIINYKRYVVKYGLGWRLDEEKDLTFTALPEDTSPQYARIVEDHG
- a CDS encoding class E sortase is translated as MASSGTPAHVRRIESAPASLPTRIIGVIGELLITVAIILGLFAFWQLFWTSYQVSGPAQETVLQFEQEHQAPQKSGERRTDEPPAIDQPAPGEVYGVVHVPKWNWAKIPLAEGTTPDVLAKAYAGHYVETAQPGALGNFSVAGHRRTYGNNFRFIDRLEPGDQVVVETANTYYVYTMDNFEIYSADDETNIKTIAPVPGDLSFSETPTERWMTMTTCHPEWSNTERYIVHLKLDSWTPKETGVPAALASEPAK